One genomic window of Candidatus Didemnitutus sp. includes the following:
- a CDS encoding response regulator — MKSSRILIIDDDQLTRDMLEGWCLHCSAHCTTAASTAEADVALSTATFDAIICDVHLPGNRQLSWVRQIVSQDTSPAVIMMTGNPELESTLSAANLSVAGYLVKPLNLVMLRELVTGIVDNRRQQRALVDLSHATAQLLVAARNSEGGQDQQLQDHLLRLAQQLQAQSTVPRTGTLVGPLRESVAEAIAVLERTKHSFRSKDLGELRRRLQQTLDTARVSA, encoded by the coding sequence ATGAAATCCTCGCGTATCCTCATTATCGACGACGATCAGCTCACTCGAGATATGCTCGAGGGCTGGTGCCTGCATTGCAGTGCCCATTGCACCACGGCGGCCTCCACTGCCGAAGCCGATGTCGCGCTCTCGACCGCGACCTTCGACGCCATCATTTGCGACGTGCATCTGCCCGGCAACCGCCAGCTCAGCTGGGTCCGCCAGATCGTTTCCCAGGACACGTCGCCCGCCGTCATCATGATGACCGGCAATCCGGAGCTGGAATCGACTCTCAGCGCCGCCAATCTCTCCGTCGCCGGTTACCTCGTGAAGCCGCTGAATCTCGTCATGCTGCGCGAACTCGTGACCGGCATCGTCGACAACCGCCGGCAACAGCGCGCCCTGGTCGACCTCTCGCACGCCACCGCCCAATTGCTCGTCGCCGCCCGCAACAGCGAAGGCGGACAGGACCAACAACTTCAAGACCACCTCCTGCGACTGGCCCAGCAACTCCAGGCCCAATCGACCGTGCCGCGCACCGGCACGCTGGTCGGCCCGCTCCGCGAATCCGTCGCCGAAGCCATCGCCGTCCTCGAACGCACGAAGCACAGCTTCCGCTCCAAGGACCTCGGCGAACTCCGCCGCCGCCTCCAGCAAACGCTGGACACCGCCCGCGTCTCCGCCTGA
- a CDS encoding response regulator transcription factor, translated as MNSLLLIDDDAVLRDTTAEVLRRAGYTVAEAADGQQGVAAVERAAPDLVLLDIDMPRQNGWRTLQELRDRGFRGGIIMLTGADGTDEIVRALSSGADDFVSKPCAFRELLARVNAVLRRARGTKQQEVLQLGAVRIDLAARTAEKDGQPLALTQIEFKLLEQLGASRGCAVLRDELLKKVWGYSSTAATRTVDTHVWRLRQKIGDDSGDPRWIRTVPGGYRLVDAGGEAD; from the coding sequence TTGAATTCCCTGCTTCTCATCGACGACGACGCGGTGCTCCGCGACACGACGGCCGAGGTGCTGCGCCGCGCCGGCTACACGGTGGCGGAGGCGGCGGACGGCCAGCAAGGCGTCGCCGCGGTCGAGCGCGCGGCGCCCGATCTCGTGCTGCTCGACATCGATATGCCGCGGCAGAACGGCTGGCGCACGCTCCAGGAACTGCGCGACCGCGGTTTTCGCGGTGGCATCATCATGCTGACCGGTGCCGACGGCACCGACGAGATCGTGCGCGCGCTGAGCAGCGGGGCGGACGATTTCGTGAGCAAGCCGTGCGCATTTCGCGAACTGCTCGCGCGGGTGAACGCCGTGCTGCGCCGGGCGCGCGGGACCAAGCAACAGGAAGTGCTCCAACTCGGCGCCGTGCGGATCGACCTGGCGGCCCGCACCGCGGAGAAGGACGGCCAACCGCTCGCGCTGACCCAGATCGAGTTCAAGTTGCTCGAGCAGCTGGGGGCCAGCCGCGGTTGCGCGGTGCTGCGCGATGAGTTGTTGAAGAAGGTGTGGGGCTACTCGTCCACGGCGGCGACCCGCACGGTCGACACGCATGTCTGGCGGCTGCGCCAGAAGATCGGCGACGACTCCGGTGACCCGCGCTGGATCCGCACGGTGCCCGGCGGCTATCGGCTCGTCGACGCCGGCGGTGAGGCGGACTGA
- a CDS encoding response regulator, translating to MPRNRVMPWLCSLVAGMAGLGINQFGLPIFGGTELIFGGWLPLLVTYAFGGLPGTLAAVIAFGLTPLSWGHPWGLLCFGLEPLFVGWLTPLLRGRLRASAAYWLCVGIPLVAVGIFALSDFPFPSNWAIVLKYPANSLLMIMLAVPVYHSPWGRRWLGTISNEPALPLQRVLFQRFGVIVALSIAVLAIVVGRDFDQTLRRVAEAALTRDAKEAARDIANDLGAHQRALALAVRQTGANAAPEEIAQRLETVRREFGGFLTLLAADAHGEIIAAAPATSATGEPIANRGVFIADRAYFREPMASGRPFMSEVFQGRGFGGDLIVAVSEPVLDARGQPTLLLEGSLKLNALLDIKPPPGYLRGRSLLLLDRTGRAVAGNGVLVHPALTDLTGDPVVQAGQRAGEAAYTVDLASAAHGRERYVVAHAIVPGCGWQVYLTEPIWSTQRLIAAYYLATFVAAGIAVGLALVLARITAADVTGPLNRLVTSIQALARQETAAPFPLEISSASRELAELGLAAHEAALLLSRANRELAISLHEQSKTHQQLRQVLLHLDDKVRQRTEQLEEARQQAESANRAKSEFIASTSHELRTPLNVILGMSEVLLERTLGELNPRQHESVAAIEESGRHLLALINDILDLSKIEAGKLELDIQETDVRGTCEASLRFVRNAAQRKQHTLEFACPADLPPIAADSRRLKQILVNLLSNAVKFTPDGGRVRFEVVPHTAPAEVHFRVSDTGIGITPEQQARLFQPFQQIDGALNRRHGGTGLGLVLARRMAELHGGRITLESAAGQGSCFSVILPMRAAERPAPRAPALASSPAYAAPAGTHVLIAEDNDTNVLIYQRSPIFAACRFTLARNGEEAIAAALADRPDLILMDVQMPGMDGLTATRRLRADPRTADIPIITVTALAMLEDRTRCLEAGATSYLSKPVNLRELARHVAEALIRPVKP from the coding sequence GTGCCCCGCAACCGCGTGATGCCGTGGCTATGCTCGCTCGTGGCGGGCATGGCGGGCTTGGGCATTAACCAATTCGGATTGCCGATCTTCGGCGGCACCGAGCTCATCTTTGGCGGCTGGCTGCCGTTGCTGGTGACTTACGCGTTCGGCGGACTTCCGGGCACGCTGGCGGCCGTCATTGCCTTCGGCCTCACTCCGCTCTCGTGGGGTCATCCGTGGGGCCTGCTCTGCTTCGGCCTGGAGCCGCTGTTCGTCGGCTGGTTGACGCCGCTGCTGCGAGGGAGACTGCGCGCCAGCGCCGCCTATTGGCTGTGCGTGGGCATCCCGCTGGTCGCGGTGGGCATCTTCGCACTGTCGGATTTTCCGTTCCCGAGCAACTGGGCGATCGTCCTCAAGTATCCCGCGAACAGCCTGCTGATGATCATGCTGGCCGTGCCGGTCTACCACAGCCCGTGGGGACGACGCTGGCTCGGCACGATCTCGAACGAGCCGGCATTGCCATTGCAACGCGTGCTCTTCCAGCGCTTCGGCGTGATCGTGGCGCTCTCCATCGCCGTCCTCGCCATCGTCGTCGGCCGCGACTTCGACCAGACGCTGCGCCGTGTCGCGGAGGCCGCACTCACCCGCGATGCCAAGGAAGCCGCCCGCGACATCGCCAACGACCTCGGCGCCCACCAGCGCGCGCTCGCACTCGCGGTGCGCCAGACCGGCGCGAACGCCGCACCCGAGGAAATCGCCCAGCGTCTCGAGACGGTGCGCCGCGAGTTCGGCGGCTTCCTCACCCTGCTCGCCGCGGACGCGCACGGCGAGATCATCGCCGCGGCGCCCGCCACCAGCGCGACCGGCGAGCCAATCGCAAATCGCGGCGTCTTCATCGCCGACCGCGCCTATTTTCGCGAGCCCATGGCCAGCGGCCGGCCGTTCATGAGCGAGGTTTTCCAAGGCCGCGGCTTCGGTGGCGATCTGATCGTCGCCGTCAGTGAGCCGGTGCTCGACGCACGCGGCCAGCCCACGCTCCTCCTCGAAGGCTCGCTCAAACTCAACGCCCTCCTCGATATCAAACCTCCGCCCGGCTACCTGCGCGGGCGCAGTCTCCTCCTCCTCGATCGCACCGGCCGCGCTGTCGCGGGCAACGGCGTGCTCGTGCACCCGGCGCTGACCGACCTCACCGGCGATCCCGTGGTGCAAGCCGGCCAGCGCGCCGGCGAAGCCGCCTACACGGTCGATCTCGCCTCGGCCGCACACGGCCGGGAGCGCTACGTCGTCGCCCACGCGATCGTGCCTGGCTGCGGCTGGCAGGTCTACCTGACCGAGCCGATCTGGAGCACGCAACGGCTCATCGCCGCCTACTATCTGGCGACCTTCGTCGCCGCCGGCATCGCGGTGGGCCTTGCCTTGGTGCTCGCCCGCATCACCGCCGCCGACGTCACCGGCCCGCTCAACCGGCTCGTCACCTCCATCCAGGCGCTCGCGCGCCAGGAGACGGCCGCCCCCTTTCCCCTCGAAATCTCGTCCGCCTCGCGCGAACTCGCCGAGCTCGGGCTCGCCGCCCATGAGGCGGCCCTGCTGCTCAGCCGCGCCAATCGCGAGCTCGCCATCTCTCTCCACGAACAAAGCAAAACCCACCAGCAGCTCCGCCAGGTCCTGCTCCACCTCGACGACAAGGTCCGCCAGCGCACCGAGCAGCTCGAGGAAGCCCGCCAGCAAGCCGAGTCCGCCAACCGCGCCAAGAGCGAGTTCATCGCCAGCACCAGCCACGAGCTGCGCACACCGCTCAACGTCATCCTCGGCATGTCCGAGGTCCTCCTCGAACGCACGCTCGGCGAACTCAACCCGCGCCAGCACGAAAGCGTCGCCGCGATCGAGGAAAGCGGCCGGCACCTCCTCGCCCTCATCAACGACATCCTCGATCTCTCCAAGATCGAGGCAGGCAAACTCGAACTCGACATCCAGGAGACCGACGTGCGCGGCACCTGCGAAGCCAGCCTCCGCTTCGTCCGCAACGCCGCCCAGCGCAAGCAGCACACCCTCGAATTCGCCTGCCCGGCGGACCTCCCGCCCATCGCCGCCGATTCGCGCCGCCTGAAGCAGATCCTCGTCAACCTCCTCTCGAACGCCGTGAAATTCACGCCCGACGGCGGCCGCGTGCGCTTCGAAGTCGTGCCTCACACCGCGCCGGCCGAGGTCCATTTCCGCGTCAGCGACACCGGCATCGGCATCACGCCCGAGCAACAGGCGCGCCTCTTCCAACCCTTCCAGCAAATCGACGGCGCCCTCAACCGCCGCCACGGCGGCACCGGCCTCGGCCTCGTGCTGGCCCGTCGCATGGCCGAACTGCACGGCGGCCGCATCACGCTCGAAAGCGCCGCCGGCCAGGGCAGCTGCTTCTCCGTCATCCTGCCGATGCGCGCCGCCGAACGGCCCGCGCCACGCGCCCCCGCCCTCGCATCCTCCCCCGCCTACGCCGCTCCCGCCGGCACGCACGTCCTCATCGCCGAGGACAACGACACCAACGTCCTCATCTATCAGCGCAGCCCGATCTTCGCCGCGTGCCGCTTCACCCTCGCCCGCAACGGCGAGGAAGCGATCGCCGCCGCGCTCGCCGATCGCCCCGACCTCATCCTCATGGACGTCCAGATGCCCGGGATGGACGGCCTCACCGCCACCCGCCGCCTCCGCGCCGACCCGCGCACCGCCGACATCCCCATCATCACTGTCACCGCCCTCGCGATGTTGGAGGACCGCACCCGCTGCCTCGAAGCCGGCGCCACTTCCTATCTCAGCAAACCCGTCAACCTGCGCGAGCTCGCCCGCCACGTCGCCGAGGCGCTCATCCGACCCGTCAAACCATGA
- a CDS encoding response regulator — translation MKPQSTILVVDDEPRALALLRNVIEPEGHRVLTAPDGASTLALAGKEHPDAIVLDVMMPDMDGFEVCRRLRATPELATVPILLLTALDDRESKLQGLDAGADDFLTKPFDAVELRIRLRTISRLNRYRRLYEESSRYEAAITHSAEGIVLAELDGTIVLRNSAFTHLVQSTHAALPNFFEYFSTEHAARLRHDSGPAPTLRPTELELLHGRAQPTIVEVTAGYVPWEHRTLLQYHVRDLTEKKNLEAQLLRSQRIELLGQLSGSVVHDMNNILAAIGGSAGLIELDPSGKFLPRHLDNIKKAVQRGAGMLRQLLHFARGSDGPLETTSPAEVAGEVATLVKESFGGHFEVSFTAEPHLPAIRADSTQIHQVLMNLCVNARDAMPDGGALELAVTRRTLTPAELPALGPDVRAGDYVVLTVRDHGTGIPPEVRARLFDPFFTTKPKGKGTGLGLATVLRLVRRHGGFVELETEVGQGTTFHCGFPVA, via the coding sequence ATGAAACCCCAATCCACCATTCTCGTCGTCGACGATGAGCCGCGCGCGCTCGCCCTCCTCCGCAACGTCATCGAGCCCGAGGGCCATCGCGTCCTCACCGCACCCGACGGCGCCAGCACCCTCGCGCTGGCCGGGAAGGAGCATCCCGATGCCATCGTGCTCGACGTCATGATGCCCGACATGGACGGCTTCGAAGTTTGCCGCCGCCTGCGCGCCACCCCCGAACTCGCCACCGTCCCCATCCTGCTCCTCACCGCCCTCGACGATCGCGAATCGAAACTCCAGGGCCTCGATGCCGGCGCGGACGATTTCCTCACCAAACCCTTCGACGCCGTCGAGCTCCGCATCCGCCTCCGCACCATCTCGCGCCTCAACCGCTACCGCCGCCTCTACGAGGAATCCTCCCGCTACGAGGCCGCCATCACGCACTCCGCCGAAGGCATCGTCCTCGCCGAGCTCGACGGCACGATCGTGCTCCGCAACTCCGCCTTCACGCACCTCGTCCAATCGACCCACGCCGCGCTGCCCAACTTCTTCGAATATTTCTCCACCGAGCACGCCGCCCGGCTCCGCCACGACTCGGGCCCGGCCCCCACCCTGCGCCCGACCGAGCTGGAGCTCCTCCACGGCCGTGCCCAGCCCACCATCGTCGAAGTCACCGCCGGCTACGTGCCGTGGGAGCACCGCACCCTCCTGCAATACCACGTGCGCGATCTCACGGAGAAGAAAAACCTCGAAGCGCAGCTGCTGCGCTCGCAACGCATCGAGCTGCTCGGCCAGCTCTCCGGCAGCGTCGTGCACGACATGAACAACATCCTCGCCGCGATCGGCGGCAGCGCCGGACTCATCGAGCTCGATCCCTCCGGCAAGTTCCTCCCGCGACACCTCGACAACATCAAGAAAGCCGTCCAACGCGGCGCCGGCATGCTGCGCCAGCTGCTCCACTTCGCGCGCGGCAGCGACGGCCCGCTCGAGACCACCAGCCCGGCCGAGGTCGCCGGCGAAGTCGCCACGCTCGTGAAGGAATCGTTCGGCGGGCACTTCGAAGTCAGTTTCACCGCCGAGCCGCACCTCCCCGCCATCCGCGCCGACTCGACCCAGATTCACCAAGTCCTGATGAACCTGTGCGTGAACGCCCGCGACGCCATGCCCGACGGCGGCGCGCTGGAACTCGCCGTCACCCGGCGCACGCTGACGCCCGCGGAACTCCCCGCCCTCGGCCCCGACGTCCGCGCCGGCGACTACGTCGTGCTCACCGTGCGCGACCACGGCACCGGCATCCCGCCCGAAGTCCGTGCGCGCCTCTTCGACCCGTTTTTCACCACCAAGCCCAAGGGGAAAGGCACCGGCCTCGGCCTCGCCACCGTGCTGCGCCTCGTGCGCCGTCACGGCGGCTTCGTCGAGCTCGAGACCGAAGTCGGTCAAGGCACCACGTTCCACTGCGGCTTTCCCGTCGCTTAG